One part of the Ornithodoros turicata isolate Travis chromosome 2, ASM3712646v1, whole genome shotgun sequence genome encodes these proteins:
- the LOC135383990 gene encoding carboxypeptidase inhibitor SmCI-like: protein MYLEVLWLVVHFTASLRVNAIAVHGEGPCSSPPARGDCEEDHVRYYFNPYDGDCQEFVYSGCAGNENNYRNLRECMDSCLPTYKENYIPRFCYLPKGRGLCNESLLRYFYNPDSGRCEAFMYSGCMGNANNFHSVGDCKLFCRLSGQATLSRKPPMCYLPPERGSCGGFLPRFYYDEYNAECRKFQYSGCLGNDNNFATEIECEKTCG from the exons ATGTACCTGGAGGTGTTGTGGCTCGTTGTACATTTTACGGCATCTCTGAGAG TTAATGCAATAGCAGTTCACGGGGAAGGACCATGTAGTTCACCACCGGCACGAGGGGACTGTGAGGAGGACCACGTGAGATATTACTTCAATCCGTACGACGGAGACTGCCAGGAGTTCGTTTACAGCGGCTGCGCCGGAAACGAGAATAACTACCGTAACCTGCGAGAATGCATGGACTCCTGTTTGCCAACTTATAAAG AAAACTACATTCCCCGTTTTTGTTACCTACCGAAGGGAAGAGGACTGTGCAACGAGTCACTGCTACGATACTTTTATAATCCCGACAGCGGCCGTTGCGAAGCATTCATGTATTCAGGTTGCATGGGCAATGCCAACAATTTCCACAGCGTGGGGGACTGCAAATTATTCTGCAGACTTTCGGGACAAG CAACACTTTCCAGGAAGCCTCCCATGTGCTACTTGCCACCCGAAAGAGGGAGTTGCGGAGGCTTTCTACCGAGGTTCTATTACGATGAGTACAACGCAGAGTGCAGGAAGTTCCAATACAGCGGATGTCTGGGAAACGATAACAATTTTGCGACAGAAATAGAGTGCGAGAAAACATGTGGTTAA